GGAGCAGAATTTATTCCAGAAACAAAAGATCTAGCTGTAGATTATTCTAGTGAGCAACAGTTTTCTTCTAAAGGAGAAGAAAAGTTTTCTTTGATCGTGAAAACAACCCCTGGAGTTGAGCAGATTCCTTTCATTAAAGGGGTTTTGTTATTAAAAGATGAAAGCGGCAATGTTGCTCAAGCGCTAGCTGTGAATACAAGTTTTGATGAAAAAATTCCTGGACTGTCTGATACGACTGATCTGGTTTCTTCTTCTTTTCTACTTGTTCTAATTTCCGCTTTCCTAGGCGGCCTTTTGTTAAACATAATGCCCTGCGTTTTACCTTTGATAACACTCAAAGTATATGGGTTAGTGAAGTCATCAGGAGAGCATCATCGTTCTGTAGTAAAAAATAGCTTAGCGTTTGTTTTTGGAGTTGTCGGGTGCTTCTGGGTTTTAGGCCTAGTGGCGGCCTCGCTGAAATTTCTCGGGCATAATGTTGGATGGGGATTCCAGTTGCAAGAGCCTACCTTTCTGATGATTCTCATTTTGTCTGTGTTTTTATTTGCTTTGAGCTCTCTAGGATTATTTGAATTGGGAACTATTTTTGTTAACCTAGGAAGTCATTATGAGTCTTCTCACAGGCGCTCCGGTTATGCCGGCGCCTTTTTCAATGGGGTGCTTGCTACACTAATAACGACTCCTTGTACGGGCCCCTTCCTTGGATCTGTTCTTGGGTTAGTAATGTCTCTATCAGTCTTCAAACAAATGAGTATTTTTACCTGTATGGGACTAGGGATGTCTTCTCCGTACCTCCTATTGGCTTTATTCCCCAAATTATTATCGTTCCTGCCTAAACCCGGGGCTTGGATGGGAACATTTAAACAAATTACCGGGTTTTTACTGATGGCCACCGCCGTCTGGTTGATATGGGTTTTTGGTTTGGAGACAAGCATAGAAGCTGTCAATTTGCTGCTAGCAGCTCTTCTCATTGCTGCTTTTGCTGTGTGGGTTTTAGGTAGATGGGGCACTCCAGTAACTCCAAAGAAGAAAAGACTCTTAGCAATCAGTACTGCTCTTGTGATATTGGGGCTTTCTTTGTTCTTAGGGGTAAGGGCTTCTTGGTCTACGGGAAACGACGCCGTCGCGCCAATTTTTTCTATCAATGGTTGGGAAAAGTTCTCGAGAGAAAAGGTGGATAAATATCAAAATCAGGGTCGTGGAGTTTTTGTTCATTTTACTGCTAAGTGGTGTATCACCTGTCAGGTAAACAAACCTATATTGCACGCTCCTGGAGTGCAGCAATTCTTCAAAAGTCGTAATATTGCAACCCTGGAAGCCGACTGGACAAAGAAAGATCCCGCCGTTACGGAGGAATTAGCTCGATTGGGTCGGGCCAGTGTTCCTACGTATGTCTACTATCCCCCAGGAAAAAATTCGAAGCCGATTCTTTTGCCTCAAAATATTTCTCAAAAAATTATCGAGACCTCTATAGATTCTGTGTCTTAAGGGAAGGTTTTAGTAGTTTTATTTATTGGAAATAAGGTAGCTTGAAGGGCCTTTTCTGGCGCTTCGTAGGAAAAACAAGGCCGGAGTAACAACGGAAGGATTATATGTCTCTCATAGATGCCCACCTTCATTTGGCTGATGAATCTTTTCAAAATGATATTCGAGAGGTGTTGTCTCGAGCAGAAGAAGGCGGGATAGCAACGCTTCTCAACGTCTCCACCACGCAGCAGGAATTGTGCAACGCTTTTCACTATGCGGAAACAACTCCAAATATAACCTTTCTTCACGCAGCGGGGACTCCTCCTCAAGATGCTTTAGGTGATATAGAGGCAGACTTTGATTTTTTTGCTAAAGCCGCAAAGGAAGGTAAGCTGGTAGCTGTTGGAGAGGTCGGGTTAGACTATGGCTTCGTCCAAAATGATCAAGAAAAAGCACGTCAGCAAGAAGTTTTTAAAAGATATTTGTCTTTAGCTATAGAATGTGCTTTGCCACCGGTAATTCATTGCAGAAATGCTTTTGAAGATTTTTTCTCCATACTAGATTCTGATTATAGAAACGGCCGACCGGGAATGTTGCACTGTTTCACAGGGTCTTCTGAAGAGGCTGCGGAGCTAGTTAAGAGAGGATGGTACATATCTATCAGCGGTATAGTCACTTTTAAAAATGCAGAGTCTTTACGGGAGGTTTTGCGTACACTGCCTTTGGAGCAGCTCTTGATAGAAACAGATGCTCCCTACCTCGCTCCTGTCCCTTTTCGTGGGAAAAAAAATGAACCTTCGTTTATTCGTCATACCTTTGAAAAAATTTCCTCTTTGAAGGGCGTTCCAGTTTCTGAATTGGCCAACATAGTAAAAGCCAACATGCATCAGATGCTTTCTTCTTGAAAAGCTAAAATTTTTTTGAGCAAAAGAACCTTTTATTAAATTTTTCTTACAAATTTTTCTATTTTCAGCTTATCTTGAAGAAATAATTTGATGCAGGAGATTTTGATGTATGAAAAAAGTAAGAAACCTAGCTTAACCAGCGGCCGGTTTTCTTTTTTCTTAAGAGTCCTTCACTCAATTTCTGGAATAGCGTTTACTTTTTTTCTTTGTGAACACCTTCTTACAAATTTTTTAGCCTCCTCTTTAGGGGGCGGAGGCAAATTTTTTGTTGCTCTTGTTGATAGGTTCCATTCTATTCCCGGGTTGAAGTTCATAGAAATTTGCTGCTTGGCATTACCTTTCGGAATACACGCTGTTATCGGCATAGTCTACGCCATTAATGGGAAATTTAATATTTATAGCAGAGATGGAAGCTCTCCTGCTTGTAACTTTGCTAGAAATCACGCTTACGTATGGCAACGCATCACAGCATGGGTGCTTCTATTGTCTGTAGGGCTTCATGTAATTCATATGCGGTTTGTTTTATATCCATCTAAAGTAGAATGGAGCGGGAAGACTTATTATGCTGTCAAAGCTCTTGGAAGACAGGTTGTTCCAACTGTGGGAAGGGGGGCAGAGTATCATGTATTGGTTCAAAAACAAAGATTAGCGCTTCCGCACGAGTTAGAGGAAAATCTGGCTAATGAAACCGTGTTAATCTTGACTTCTAGTGCAGGAAAGGCTTTCCACTATATTGTTAAAAAGGCCCTATCGTCGCTGTGGGTGGCCATACTTTATACTGTGCTTGTTTTAGCCTCAGTTTTCCATGGGTTTAATGGCTTGTGGACGTTCTGCTCACGCTGGGGAATAGTTGAGACAGATAAGCAACAGAAAATTTTGCGTCTGGGCATTTATGGTTTGATCATTCCTTTGTTTTCTTTTCTTGGTGTATACACCGTTTGGAATTTGTATTTTTCATTCTAAGTAAAAAGGCTTGTTATGGGAAGAAGTGGTAGAGTTATCGTTGTCGGAGGAGGTCTAGCAGGGCTGTCTGCAGCGATAAAGTTAGCAGATGCCGGATTGCTGGTAGAAATCATTTCTTTAACTAAAGTCAAAAGGTCGCACTCTGTCTGTGCTCAAGGTGGTATTAATGCCGCTGTTAATCTCAAAGAAGGAGAGGAAGATTCCCCTTATAGGCATGCTTATGACACGATAAAAGGCGGAGACTTTCTTGCTGACCAACCTCCTGTTTTGGAAATGTGCTTGGCGGCACCCAGAATCATTAAAATGCTAGATAACTGGGGATGTCCTTTCAACAGAAACGCTAAAGGAGAATTGGATGTTCGACGCTTCGGCGGCACTCTTTATAGTCGAACGGTTTTTTGTGGAGCCTCCACAGGCCAACAGTTGATGTACACTCTGGATGAACAGGTAAGGCGAAGGGAAGTCGCTGGAAGTGTCACTAAAAGAGAAAATCATGAATTCGTCAGATTGGTAATGGATGATTCTGGACGAGCTTGTGGCGTTGTCCTCATGAATTTATTCAATAATCGATTGGAAGTATTACCCGCAGACGCTGTTGTTATAGCCACTGGAGGGCCTGGTGTAATATTTCGTCTGTCAACGAATTCTGTTTTTTGTACAGGATCTGCAAATGGAAAGTTATTTATGCAGGGAATGCACTATGCTAATCCCGAATTTATTCAAATTCATCCCTCAGCTATTCCTGGAAAGGATAAGCTGCGTCTAATATCTGAGTCTGTTCGAGGGGAAGGAGGAAGAGTTTGGGTCCCTGGAGATGCTTCGAAAACTTTATTGTTCCCTGATGGATCACAAAGAGCTTGTGGTCAAACGGGACAGCCGTGGTATTTCTTGGAAGAAATGTATCCCGCCTACGGAAATTTAGTTAGCAGGGACGTAGGAGCCAGAGCTATTTTGCAAGTATGCGAAGCAGGAATGGGTATTGGCGGCGGGCAAGAAGTATTCTTAGATGTTACACATCTTCCAGAAGCAAACAGGAAAAAGCTGGAAGCCGTTTTGGAGATTTATAGGAAATTTACAGGAGAAGATCCCAACAAGACTCCAATGCGTATATTCCCTGCGGTGCACTACTCTATGGGGGGAGCTTGGGTAGACTGGCCTGCTGCAGACGATCCTGATAGGAACTCTCGCTACCGGCATATGACAAATTTGGTAGGATGTTTTAACTGTGGGGAATCGGACTTTTTATATCATGGTGCTAACCGGTTGGGAGCCAATTCGTTGCTGTCCTGTATTTATGCAGGATTATTAGCAGGAGACGAAGTAGCAACTTTCATCAAAGATAAAGGCTGTCAAGACAAAGTCTCTTCTACAGTTTTTGAAAAAGCTCTTATGGAAGAAAGAGAGCACAATGAGCAGTTATTGAGAAATCAAGGAAAAGAAAATGTCTTCAAACTGCACGAAGAGATAGCAGACCTCATGGTAAGAAATGTTACTGTGAAAAGAAATAACAAAGACTTAAAGGAAACTCTCGAGAAACTTAAAGAGTTTCGTGAGAGATTCAATAATATAAGAATTCAAGATTCTTCAAAATTTGCCAATAAAACATTTCATTTTGCCAAGAGGCTAAAGCCTATGCTCGAACTGGCTTTAGCTATTACCAAAGGCGCTTTACTAAGAAATGAGTTTAGAGGCTCTCATTTTAAACCAGAATTTCCTGAGCGCGACGATAAAAATTGGTTGAAAACAACAGTAGCCAGTTATTCTCCCGACGAGCCATCTATTTCCTATGTTGCCGTAGACATAAGACATGTTGCCCCAGCTCTTAGAGATTATACGAAAGGGAATAAAGGAGAAAAAATAGAATTAATGAACGTGCCCCAAAACATAAAGCTGCCTGTGTAGGAGGATCTTTTGAGTAACGGAAGTTTTTCACGAATGTTTATATTAAAAGTTTTTCGAGGAACACCAGGGCATCAATTTTGGGAAAAGTTTTCTCTACCGTTACGGCCTGGGGAAAATGTTATCAGCGCATTAATGGAAATAGAAAAAAATCCTATCAATATTGATGGGAAGCCCGTGGACCCCATCGTATGGGAACAGGGATGCTTAGAAGATGTCTGTGGCTCCTGCTCGATGCTTATCAACGGAAAACCTTCTCAAGGATGCACAGCCCTGATCGCCAACTTATTAGAGGAAACTGGAACAGATACTGTTACGTTAGCACCCTTCACAAAGTTTCCGCTAATTCGAGATCTAATGGTCGATAGATCTGTCATGTTCGAAAACCTCAAGAAAGTTCAAGGATGGGTGGAAAATGCTGTCGAAGGAGACAATTATGGTGTTTCCGTATCCCAAGAGCAACAGGATCTAATGTACACGTTATCCACTTGTATGACTTGCGGCTGTTGTGCCGAAGCTTGTCCGCAGGTGCACGATGATTCAGATTTTATAGGGCCCGCACCAATCTCCCAAGCAAGGCTGTTTAACACCTATCCAGGAGACAGAAAAGCTAAAAAGCGTTTGAAAATTTTGGCTGGGAAAGGAGGGCTAGAGGGGTGTGGGCAAGCACAAAATTGTGTGCGTGTCTGTCCAAAAAAGCTGCCTTTAACAGAAAGTATTTCTGCTATGGGAAAAGCCGTTTTGAAACACGAATTTTTTTCTTTCTTCGCCTCTTTCTTTAGAAAGAAGAAAAAGTAAATCCTGTCCAGTAGACTTTAATTTATTCAAGGTGACGGATACTTGAGTTAAGACATCATCGTTTGCTGCAGGAGTTTGTCCTACTCCTAGTAAAGTGGGGTTCCAAGTCATTAAGTCTAACTTGTCTTTGTCAGCATCTAGTTGTGGTTGAGTTACGTAGGCTCCGTCGAAGTCTATTTTAGCTTTCGACCATTTAATGCCGACGTAGGGAGAGATAAAGTTAAGCCTATAAGTTAGAGCGAGTCCTACTTGCCATTCGCTGTAATTAGCAAAAATAGATTTAGCTTTGCTCATTTCTGGTGATTTTTCTGTTTGCAGATAAGGGAGAGGCAGCTTAGCTAATTCGCCAACAAATCCTTTAGGATGAGTAATGGAGAATTGAGCGACGTTGGAGACGACGTTGAGTTGGGAGACCTGGGGTTTAGCTTGAGCATATTGGAATTCTGCTCCTAGAGTAGCACACCCACACTCCCAAAGAGCCCCTCTAGCACCGATACTCCAAGAGAATTCTGTGTCTGTATAGAGCTCTACGAAAGCGTTGGTAATATTGGCATTAGGGCGGGTTTTAGTTCCTCCTGGATCTGTTTCTTCTCCAATCAATCCAATAAGATTAAAAGCAGCAGAAGAGCCTTTGATGTAGGTGTTAGTAGTGCCTAGGGTACAGAAGACATCGAAGCGATCCCAGATATTGAGAGCGAGGTAGCCTGCATTGGTATAGAGCTCGGATTGAGTCATGTTTTTATGAAGAGCCACATTTGTTCTTGGTTCGGCGTTGGAAACAGTTCCGACTGTGTTATCTTCAACAACCGCAGCCATTCCTTGGAACATAGGGGGAACGTTAGTTTTAAGGAGTCTATTGAAGACGTAGTCGCCGAAGAAGCCCGCGCGTAAAGAGAGAGCGTGGGC
This is a stretch of genomic DNA from Chlamydiifrater phoenicopteri. It encodes these proteins:
- a CDS encoding TatD family hydrolase; translation: MSLIDAHLHLADESFQNDIREVLSRAEEGGIATLLNVSTTQQELCNAFHYAETTPNITFLHAAGTPPQDALGDIEADFDFFAKAAKEGKLVAVGEVGLDYGFVQNDQEKARQQEVFKRYLSLAIECALPPVIHCRNAFEDFFSILDSDYRNGRPGMLHCFTGSSEEAAELVKRGWYISISGIVTFKNAESLREVLRTLPLEQLLIETDAPYLAPVPFRGKKNEPSFIRHTFEKISSLKGVPVSELANIVKANMHQMLSS
- a CDS encoding succinate dehydrogenase; protein product: MQEILMYEKSKKPSLTSGRFSFFLRVLHSISGIAFTFFLCEHLLTNFLASSLGGGGKFFVALVDRFHSIPGLKFIEICCLALPFGIHAVIGIVYAINGKFNIYSRDGSSPACNFARNHAYVWQRITAWVLLLSVGLHVIHMRFVLYPSKVEWSGKTYYAVKALGRQVVPTVGRGAEYHVLVQKQRLALPHELEENLANETVLILTSSAGKAFHYIVKKALSSLWVAILYTVLVLASVFHGFNGLWTFCSRWGIVETDKQQKILRLGIYGLIIPLFSFLGVYTVWNLYFSF
- the sdhA gene encoding succinate dehydrogenase flavoprotein subunit; its protein translation is MGRSGRVIVVGGGLAGLSAAIKLADAGLLVEIISLTKVKRSHSVCAQGGINAAVNLKEGEEDSPYRHAYDTIKGGDFLADQPPVLEMCLAAPRIIKMLDNWGCPFNRNAKGELDVRRFGGTLYSRTVFCGASTGQQLMYTLDEQVRRREVAGSVTKRENHEFVRLVMDDSGRACGVVLMNLFNNRLEVLPADAVVIATGGPGVIFRLSTNSVFCTGSANGKLFMQGMHYANPEFIQIHPSAIPGKDKLRLISESVRGEGGRVWVPGDASKTLLFPDGSQRACGQTGQPWYFLEEMYPAYGNLVSRDVGARAILQVCEAGMGIGGGQEVFLDVTHLPEANRKKLEAVLEIYRKFTGEDPNKTPMRIFPAVHYSMGGAWVDWPAADDPDRNSRYRHMTNLVGCFNCGESDFLYHGANRLGANSLLSCIYAGLLAGDEVATFIKDKGCQDKVSSTVFEKALMEEREHNEQLLRNQGKENVFKLHEEIADLMVRNVTVKRNNKDLKETLEKLKEFRERFNNIRIQDSSKFANKTFHFAKRLKPMLELALAITKGALLRNEFRGSHFKPEFPERDDKNWLKTTVASYSPDEPSISYVAVDIRHVAPALRDYTKGNKGEKIELMNVPQNIKLPV
- the sdhB gene encoding succinate dehydrogenase iron-sulfur subunit produces the protein MFILKVFRGTPGHQFWEKFSLPLRPGENVISALMEIEKNPINIDGKPVDPIVWEQGCLEDVCGSCSMLINGKPSQGCTALIANLLEETGTDTVTLAPFTKFPLIRDLMVDRSVMFENLKKVQGWVENAVEGDNYGVSVSQEQQDLMYTLSTCMTCGCCAEACPQVHDDSDFIGPAPISQARLFNTYPGDRKAKKRLKILAGKGGLEGCGQAQNCVRVCPKKLPLTESISAMGKAVLKHEFFSFFASFFRKKKK
- a CDS encoding protein-disulfide reductase DsbD family protein encodes the protein MSKIKPFLAVFWGLLFALPQGSQGKEGLITQTKASRAALISESAHISETQPFHLAVKLKVPEGGHIYWKNPGEIGQPLEISWNVPPEFRIAEEFWPCPEIFKEADITSYGYTGSILVIAKVVPTQKLIEGKHYSFKAKANWLACIDSCEPEEAEMQLFLQASSLAPKLNNESAADFAQTLLSLPRAIDEEKESLVAFREEEKITILLQSSIASKICGAEFIPETKDLAVDYSSEQQFSSKGEEKFSLIVKTTPGVEQIPFIKGVLLLKDESGNVAQALAVNTSFDEKIPGLSDTTDLVSSSFLLVLISAFLGGLLLNIMPCVLPLITLKVYGLVKSSGEHHRSVVKNSLAFVFGVVGCFWVLGLVAASLKFLGHNVGWGFQLQEPTFLMILILSVFLFALSSLGLFELGTIFVNLGSHYESSHRRSGYAGAFFNGVLATLITTPCTGPFLGSVLGLVMSLSVFKQMSIFTCMGLGMSSPYLLLALFPKLLSFLPKPGAWMGTFKQITGFLLMATAVWLIWVFGLETSIEAVNLLLAALLIAAFAVWVLGRWGTPVTPKKKRLLAISTALVILGLSLFLGVRASWSTGNDAVAPIFSINGWEKFSREKVDKYQNQGRGVFVHFTAKWCITCQVNKPILHAPGVQQFFKSRNIATLEADWTKKDPAVTEELARLGRASVPTYVYYPPGKNSKPILLPQNISQKIIETSIDSVS